AGCGCCACAAGAACAATGTAGAGCGCTCGCTCCGGGGGCTGTACAAGGAAAATAGCGAGAAAcgccgcgaggaggagcgcgcggcgcgcgaaaTGGCGCTCATTGAACGCGTACGTTGTCACACTCACGCAGGCGGCCGAAGCGAGTCACCGGAAACAGGACACGCCTGATCagccgcgcgtgcgtaTGCGCCcgactgcgccgccgccgcccaaggcATGGAAGCCAGGCGACAGTATGGCTTCGTATACCaccgccaaggcgctcggcgtgggggacgaggacgaggccgagtgGCAGAAGAAGTTTGCAAGGCGCACAGGCGCGGCCAAGGTCGGCGAGTGGGAGACGGTCACGGCGCCCGAGCCTCCgcaggaggaggacgaggaagaggaggacgaggaagaggaagtCGTGCAAGAAGTGCCGCTCGTGTCCGAGCGTGACAAGGCGCGCTCGTTCCAGATTACAGAAAAGACactcgaggacgaggaggacgacgatCTGCCGGTCATTGTCACCAAGCGGCCACGTACCGCGGAGCGCAcggacgtcgcgcacgcttcCGACGCCAGCGGCGAGGTCAAAACTGAGCCGGGCATCAAAGAAGAGGCCCAGGACATCAAAGACGACCCGGATGCCGACACGTCAGTACCCGCTATGCCCCTCTCTGGCGACACGGTCAAGCAAGAAACGCCAGCTCCTGCCGAGTCCTTGCCTGCCGAGGCACCCAAGCCGCCTGCGGACCTCACCTCCACCGCCGTACCCGCTGCTCTGTCCACCACACCTGCTTCTGCAcccagcgacgcgcccgaccTCTTCCGCAAGCGCAAAGTGCGGGGCGGCGCTACGAAAaaggtcggcggcggcgcctttGCCTAGATACCCATAGCCTCCACTTTCCTCCACCGCATACGACGGCCGTGGGCGATGGCCAGCGCGGTGCACCACCAGCGTGTACCACCCCAAGGCTTTGCGCATGGCGCAGTAGCGACGCTTACTTCGTCTGATCCCGAGGATGTACGGGCGTGGCAGTGGCCTGCACACCGCGGGCGCCTCCTGAGCCATgccgtgctcgcgcgcgacgacgtgctgcgGGTGTTTGAGGTGCGGGCGTTGCACGGCGCCGTGAAGCTGCACCAAGTGCGTATGCACCGCCTCTTTGGTGAGGTCACTGGAATCCGTCGTGTGCGTACGATTGCGAGTCAGTACGACGGACGCGACCGGCTCTTGCTCTCGTTCCGCGACGCGAAGCTCGCGCTGATGGAAtggagcgacgcgtacggcgACATCCACACCATCTCTATCCATACAtttgagcgtgcgccgcagcttgCGACGGGCCTGCCCCGTACGTTTgtgccggcgctgcgcacggatCCCGCGAACCAGTgtgctgcgctgctgctcccTCAGGACGCGGTCGCGATCCTTCCCTTGTACcaggacctcggcgagatggatctcggcgaggaggccAAGAGCGCAGTACAGGTCCTATCCGAGCTGCCGTATGCGCCGTCGTTTGTGCTGTCGCTGGCCAACGACGTGGACGCCGGCATCAAGAACGTGCGTGACATTCTCTTCCTGCCCGGCTTTCAGAagccgacgctcgccgtgctTTACGAGTCGCAACTCACTTGGACCGGCAGCCTTTCCGTGGCGAAGCAGACGATGCGTGTGTGCCTCGTGACGCTCGACCTGACCATTTCGCACTACCCCGTGACGGTGacgagcgaggcgctgccgtACGACTGCCTGTACCTCGTCGCGTGCCCCGAATCACTCGGCGGCGTGATGATCGTGACGCCGTCTGCGGTTCTACACATGGACCAGACCGcccggctcgtcggcctcgcgacCAACGGGTGGTACGAAAAGACGTCTGACCTGCCGCTGCCCAAGCTGGATGgccccgagctcgacctgcAGAGCTCGCAGCTGGTCTTTACCAATGCAAACAGCGGCCTGCTGTTCCtcgtgcacggcgcggcgtacaCGCTGCAGTGCGCCGTCGAAGGCCGCTCGATCACGTCGctgtcgctgcgcagcgtccaAGTCccgccggacgcgccgccatgcgcgtttgccgagcgcgtgggCTCGCATGTGCTCTGCGCTTCGATCCagggcgacacgcgcctCTATGCTGTCGAGTCGCACATGGCCGAgtccgcgccggccgcggccgataTGACGCTCGACGAAGAGGAGATGGATCTGTACGGCGAGacaagcgcgccgagcgcgccgacggctATGGTCcagacgcagcgcctctACACGCTCGACACACTGTCTGCACTCTGTGCGCTGAACGATAtctgcgtcggcgacgtgcgggATACGTCGGGGCACCTTTCGCAACgcagcgtcgtcgcgctctcgcatgcgctcggcacgatcgagacgcgcgtgcgcaacagcgtcggcgactcgattgcgcccgcgctgcaggtgtggagcgcggcgctggccgacgcgACGCTTCTTTTGGCGGCGTGGGACGAAGAGTGCCTTGTGTACGCCTACGACACGCCTCCCCGCTTTGT
This sequence is a window from Malassezia japonica chromosome 5, complete sequence. Protein-coding genes within it:
- a CDS encoding NADPH dehydrogenase (EggNog:ENOG503P2UA; COG:K) — translated: MADVWIGRKRWTCKYCNVTINDDIPSRQHHESGQRHKNNVERSLRGLYKENSEKRREEERAAREMALIERAAEASHRKQDTPDQPRVRMRPTAPPPPKAWKPGDSMASYTTAKALGVGDEDEAEWQKKFARRTGAAKVGEWETVTAPEPPQEEDEEEEDEEEEVVQEVPLVSERDKARSFQITEKTLEDEEDDDLPVIVTKRPRTAERTDVAHASDASGEVKTEPGIKEEAQDIKDDPDADTSVPAMPLSGDTVKQETPAPAESLPAEAPKPPADLTSTAVPAALSTTPASAPSDAPDLFRKRKVRGGATKKVGGGAFA